The following DNA comes from Lonchura striata isolate bLonStr1 chromosome 4, bLonStr1.mat, whole genome shotgun sequence.
TTGAGCTCCCTCTCCCTCAGTAAGGAGTGCATGAAGGAACAACATCATAACCAGCTTCTCCAGAACCAAGAGCTTCTCCGCAGCACCCCTGACCTGCCCAGAGCACATGCTTCTTTTCATACACCACTAAGCAATGTGTCCTGATAATTCGCTCCTCAGTGTCACACTTCTGTTCCAAGCTCTGCCTCACAGATATTCCCAATCAATTTTTACCCAGTGCTACATGTGGTAACATTCCTTTCCCAGCACAAGAGTTCCAGTTTTGttcacagctgctgcactgtCAGAAAAGCCAGCAGTGCATCAAAGCTGCATCAAAAAGTGCCATACTTTAAATAGTTGTGAGCTGTGAGCTTTTGGTGTTGGTAACACCAGTGTGAAGccctgcttctctcttgtcaGGGAAGGTGAGCACACAGCACCTGTGCAAGATGGTTATCACTGCATGACAAGCAGAAAATCAGCAAGGGGGAGAAAGTACACCTGCAACTTTCGAAACCATTACAATGAAGCTGTGAAGTTTGTGTGTCCAACAAACTCTTGTTTTCCAACATATAGAGCCAGCCTACTACCAGCATAAACCAACCTTGAAATACCAGGTGGCTATTTTGCAAGCTTCTTGTGTCCATCCCTTACAAAATCTGAGGAGAAGTTTCAGTATATCTAATGCAAACTACTGCTATGTTAGCTTCCACTTTTCTGGCACTCACCTCAGGCTAAGTTATATGGAAAGCATTGCTTTGAAAAAGGTTTTGTTAGAACCAGTCTCAGCCTTAAGTAAAGAAACCCAGTTGCCTCCTCACTTCCAAGTTTGCTTCAAATCTTCCCATTATAGCATGCagccagaaagaaaaagaggtaCCTGCAGTCCCAAAAATGCCATAACAATGCTATTTATGGTCCCCAGGATCCCTTCAGGATCATATGGCATTGTTGATTGGTAAGTCACCTTAGAGAGAAAACAGCTGTTACAGAGCACCCAAGCAAACTCCTTTCTTTTAAATCCCCCTGCACATATAATTCCCAAGCCACTCCTGACATACTTCAAACCAAAAACTACTTACGCCTGAAGAGGGATGCTGATACATATGCTTTTCTCCAAGAATCAAACGGTCAATGTAACCAGCTGCTCCTCCAGTGCAGTTGGGATACTTTCCAAAGTCCCCAATGCCCCCAGGACCAAGATAGCCCCTAGGACAGATGCAGAGAGGTTGTAGTGCAAAGTGTTGTTACACTCCAGCTGCACAGCAACTGGCCCACTGACCTAGCACACTAAATGCTCCATGTTTTCCCAGGCTAGAGGCACACATTGATGGCATTGCATTGATCATATATTGCTGCACACAGACCTCAGGGAGATTTTAATCCTCTTCTTTAAATAGAAAGGGAAAATGACATCACCTGTGTAACACCTGGTACTTTAATACCAAAGTAAAGCAAGTTTTTTCACATGATGAATGCTTCTTTTAACCCTGCTGGCCTGAAAGCTCTTCCCTTCATTCTTTACCTATGGCTAATGAAATCTACCTTCTACTCAGTAGAAAAGAACCAACCTCATACCCCACATTAAGTTGACCAAGTGCACGGTCTTACCTAGGACAGTCTGGCACTGGTAACAAGAAGGTCAGGCAAAGCCAAATTGTTTCTAACACCAGAATAAAAATCCACTGTGGCCAGTAGGGGAGAATATCCTGCAGAGCAAGGAATCGTCCTTCCTGCATGAGATGAAGGGAGAGGGTGTTAGCTGGCAAGTAAAAACCATGCCCTTGGGGACAACCTGTACTTCCTGGCAGGCAGTTTTGTACCCCAGATACAAGAGGGAGATGTCATTACAAAACTGGGTTCTACCAACAGACCTTTCATTTTCACAAGCAATTTCCAGACACTTAGTTACTTGGGGCAGGAGGCGGGggaacaaaccaaaacaaaagcccttaATGTTTTTTAACTTGGAAAATGTCAAAAGGAATTTTGACTCATGTGTAGAACAAAAGCCTTCTGGGAAAACAGCCTCTAGAAAGGCCAAAACCCAGTATTACTTTTCCTTGTGAAAAATCCTTGCCAAAATTTACAAAATGCAGACTACAGGATTCAGCATAGAGATGCCTGTCCCTGGGCTTCCTTGGCAGTGGAAAAGTCATCAAAAGTGTCTTGGAATGCCTATTTTCAAGCACTATCTGAATGGATTGTTGAAATCCTCAAATATAGTAAAGCCACATGTGACAAAACGCAGACTGTGACACTGAAGGGTGCACATACCCAACACTGAACCCTGCCAGGTCACACTGCACTACACATCAAGTAAGATGTTACATGTTTTCTTGTTGTTTCtcatgtggttttttttgcccAAACAAGAGCAAAGGCTCCCAAACCCTGCTCCAGTATCAATTCAGTTGTCATCTCCCCACATAACTCACCCAAGTCCCACTATCAGCTCTTGTGAATAGAAGTTCAAGAGCAGCAACCACCAGGTATGTGAATCCCAGCCTCTGGAGCACCCCTGGAATACGCAGATTATCCCAGGACACTGGAAGACATGCAAGCAGTGTGGAAGAGGAGCAGACACAGGCTCTGCTGTAAATACAAAAGTGATCCTTCTTCAGAGAGAGCTGAGATCACTGCACCTGCGGATACAAGGGACACCTCCACTCTGCCATCCCAATTTTCTATACATCAAAATCCTGGGAAAGTCACTAAGACAAAAAACAGTGGTTGGCACAGAGTCTAACAGCGAGAATTGCATCAGTGCAGAATCGAACATCACTCCACAAGATACCATCCAACTGTTAACACAGTTTTTGCAACAGCCCAGCCAAGGAGGCAGGAACAAGttacagaaatgcaaaaaagaGAGCAAGTTCCACTCACAAGGTCCAAGGCAGTAATTGGGATTCACAACTATGATTCCTAGCAGGATTAGCACAAAACTCCTCCAGATGATTTTTCTAAGCACCTTCCACTTGGAACTTCCCCACCTCAGTATGGAGCCCAGTGCCAATGCTATTGATGTCCCCATGATGAACACAAACCTGGAGAATGGAGCAGATAGGAAATGGAGCTGACAGATGTCTCATAACATGTATGAGTAACAGCAAACACTAAAGCTGGCAGAGTGGCCTGCATTGGCCCAACAGAGGTGCATGCACTGAGTGAAACCGGgtgattttatttcctctcaGTGCTACGAATTTCCAGGCTACTGAACTTGCACTATGGGACACTTCTACCTTTTTCAGTGGTCAGTTGAGGTAGGGTTGTAATTGCAGTCTGCTCTTTTTCCAGCAATTCATATGCTACCAAAAAATTCCATTACCCaaaattaaattagaatttTCAGAGCAGTCAAGCACCAGCTTCAAATCTGTAATTCAAATTCAGAACTGACCCTCTCCTCTGGAATAGGTTCACAGTTCCAAGTCCAGCTCCCTACTCCAACAGAAAACCACTGGTGTAGAGAAAAAGCTGGTGTAGAGAAGCATGTTAGGGGAAGATGGAATAATTGCTTCCCCATAAGACCATTCTTTGGTTATAGAAATATTAGCTTAATCCAAAATTTACTTGGCTCTTTTATTTATGGATacacaccagtccagcttcAAATCTTGCCAGACTGGCAGCTTTTAACACAGTAGCATGGCGCTGAACTTCGCAGGGATACTGCACTTCTACTTGCAGTGTAGCCCTGGGCCTTGTGTGTGGGAAGAAGGAGAATATGGGGCACCAAAACCACTTAGCTCATCTACTGGTTCATAAAGGTTATGTTGCTATTAACTGTTATTATTAACTGTATTAACTGTTTAACACAAACTCATCCCTCCAAATACATTTCCCCATGAAGGCAAGGTGCACAGAAAATTCCACTTGCAATGTTTAATATAAAGAATCACTTGATAAAAAACTATTCTTCAGGAAAACTTACCATGGAAACACCAGATCTGCCACTGTTAATCCTACAGAGAAATACAAAGGAGCATGTTATTTACCTTGAACCCTCCTGAAATTTAACAATATTACTGATTTTCTAGAGGAATTGCAGGCTGCTAGCAATTATTCATGTCTCAAAATCTAAAACATGTTATAAACAAAACCTACAAAGAGCTCATCATCTTGCTTCACTGCATTTGCCACTCTTCAAGAATAGGGTCAGAACTGATTGCTATGCCTTGGGAAAAATTTCAGGTATGGGATCCTTGCTATTTTCCACAAGGGCATTACAATGCTTGACTTCATCCCCATCATCTTACCAATCAAGGCATTATGCTTTTATGGCACTGAGTCGTAAAGCAAGCACTCAGCTTGACTGTGGTCATTAAGCAATACAGGAAAGTTAAAGATGCGACCCTGTATCACAAAAGAAAAGGTTACACACAGACTGTGATGTGAAACCATCCTGTCACTgcatgaggaggaggaccaTACTCTGCTTTGCCCATTTAGCCAACAGGCAGATTCCCTGCTGAGGCAAACCAGCACAGCATCCCAGCCTTCAGCTGAGCAacagctggctgcagcagctgcaacaCCAGCCATTTCTGGACACTGCTGCAGTTAAAACACAGAGCAACTGTCTCAATTGTACTTTACCATTCCAGCTCTCATGTTTGAAGAACCAGTATTTCCCTCCTCCATAGTTAACAAACACCATAATTGCAAGAGAGAGCCtaaaaagacaacaaaaccacaaagtATTATATGTCAatgaaatatttgcatatttatgAACACAAAGTTAATGATTACTACTCCCACTAATACATTTCTAACTCTGagatttgatttattttatttttaaagtaagatTTCCAAGGTTTCCAGCTTTACCAACCAGTAAGCCACATTTCAAAAATCATGGGTGGTGGTGAACCAAAGCAAGCTCCTTTGCATAGCATTTTCACACTGAACACATTGTTCTTTTGCACCCTCTGCCACAACTTTGACGTTTCCTCAAATTAGAtcaattacaaaatattttggaaaatctGATAATTAAAATCTTGATCTTGATTTACTTTCCAAGTAAAAGAGACCAGCTTGAACTATCCATCTGCTATATATTGCCATGCACTGTCAAATCGCCACTGGGAAAATCTCATTCCCCTTGGAAGAGCTGCTTTTGAGCAAGCTCTTGGCTCACCCTCGGAAGGTGTCAAGGGAACGCAGCCGCTGCCGAGAGCCCGCGCTCCAGGACTGCGGGGTAGGATCACAGTTAATGGAGTCTGTGTTCGGGGATCCGAGCTCCTTCGGGAACAAACCAGACACATGAAGAGCAAGTCAGCAGCTGCACCAGCTGACTTGACAACAAAGGATAGTGAACTGCAAACTTTCACACACACTCTGTCTCTATTCTCCCTGTCTTCCTTTTGGCTACTTCTAACCTCTTCCTGGCTTCACCACATTGCAATAATGCTTGCAGGTGCTCCTGACTCTACCTTTGACCAGGTAGAAACAAGAATGCAGTGAAATCAGCCTGTGCTTGAGACTCATTAAAGCCGGGTCCCCACCAAATCAGCCAGAGACCTGGCAACACTCTGAGAACTGCTTTACAACAGAGCTGAGCAGATCCAGTTGCTAACTCTCAAACAGGACCCCCAACCTATCAGCACTTGTCTGACACCACAGAGAGACTGTTTCGAGATTGCTGTAGAGCTTTCTTCTAAGTCTTTTGATTCTAGACCTCTTAGATATGAAGCCCAGACTGTGATCTGTGATAAACTATCTATATTCTAGTACAAAATGAGGATCCCGTAGAAATGCTGGTTCTTGGGGTGCCGGAGAAATTCTGACTTCATTTTTTTGCTAAATTCCTGCCGTACTGGAAGCAGCAATGAAGGCTGCGATTTCTAACACTGACTGTGTTAGAAGGGGACAGTATTTTCACCAACACATTTGCTTCAAGGGAATTAAAGAGGGCATAAAGCTGTATGTTCAAAACTTGCAAGAGTTTTACAGGGAATCCACTACACTTGCATGGAAACCCAGTCTAGCACTCTCCATTGACATAAAATTGCCTATCTGACATCAATACAAGATTTGCTAAGGGGACCCCACATAAGGGGAAGATGAATAGTAATAAACAAGTCCCCAGATGTCCAGATAGTGTGTTTCTCAGAGATGCAAACACTACAGAATGTAAACTAAAGATACTGTGGTCACTCACGGAGTTAATCATACGATCAGTTGCTCTGGGATTCAGTTTCTTGTAAACCCAGTTTCTGACTGGATCAATTCTGAAAATGAGTGTAACAGtttaaaacacaaaccaaagcCAAAAGTACTTTATAGTTAATTTCACCATAATAGAAGCTATTTAGCAGAATGAAACAGAAGTCTTGACAGTTCCTATTTACAGCTCACATAGGTAATACTGAGATTCAGCCAGCACTTAGGATCCCAGTTAAGTCCAGCTGTGGAAATACACTGACACAAGCTcatgtttgggggttttattcTCGGGTTGCTTACAGGCAAGCATGACTTACATCATTCAATAAAGGGTAGAAAGTTGTATTTGTTACATGCACTTTGGTCCCACTGCCTTGGATTACTGATCTAGAGCTAGACAAGGAACATCAGGGTGCAGCAGGGTGTGTGTGAGCTTACAGTGGAACATCCGCTGCTCTGCACACAAACTACCAAGGCTGCAAGATATCCCTCAAGTGAAATCACATTACTCTGCGTTTCTTGACACATGTGCCACAATGTACACATGGCATCTGATAACAGGATCTGATCTGCAAGCAGGGCTACAAGTGGGAGTCCCAAAGTATTACCACACTGAGATGTGTGGTCTTAAATTGGTACATGAAAGGAGGAAGTTCACTTACTTCATTAAAAGGCGCCCAGTAATCAGGATAGCAAGGATCCCCATGTAAACcaggaaagcaaagagaatAGCTACATGAAAAGAACACAACTCTATAAATGATCTAACAAAACCATTCAGCAACCTGGGTTTGACCAAGTGTGACACAAACATGACACAAAGCCCAACTCACTGATCATCATCCCACCTTCTCCATGCAATATACAtcccaaaggaaaataaaaacccacagcaaaacccccaaactaCCCAACACAAAAGCAAGTTAGTTTCAAAGTGTAGCTCAGTGATACCTCGTCTCAGCataaaaagagcaaaataaaaccGCATTGCATCACAAGACACTAGTGAGAGAAGAGCTGATGTGCTGTGATATGTTCTGAAGAAGGAAGCAGAAATTTAATAATAGCCTGAACATGAAGGAGATAGAGAAAAGAGCAATACACCTAGTTAGCAAGCATGGAGAATTTTTCTTTACAGTTAAGAAGCTGGAAGAACTGAAGAATAATGTAATGGAAAAGAACAAATATAGACAAGAGTTTGAAACAGTCCTGGATAAGAGatgaacaaaaaagaaagtcaGGTTCTAAATTAAAAGTGCAACAACAagcaaaaatccaaacaaacactGTGAATTGTTTCCCATTTTGTGAGAGAAGATagagggaagaagagggagGATTCTGTGTATATACAAAAACATGCAGGGAAACAGGAAGTAATATTTCCTTCCAGACACATACCCACTGATTTTTCTGTACTAATGCCTGTTGCAATACTGTTGTAGGCAGACAGAATATCATGTGAAGAGGCCTGATCCTGGTCAGGACCTCAGGATGGGTGTATAAAACTTAAGGAGGTAAGGATGTCAAGAAAGAAGAGGAGCAAGCCCATGACAACTCTTCAGCACAGCATGAGTAGCTATACAGGCTTCTTAGGAAGCTGATTCTGCTGGGAGACATGAGTTGTagaatgaaagggaaaaagagagcTCTACATACGGAGGTAGCTGTTGATAGGGCCTTCATTGATGATTAGGTCACAAGAAACAGTTTGGGTGGTTGTACTTAGGGTCTTTACCACAAGGGAATAATTGCCAAACTCTCCAAAATGATACTGAATCCTGCAAAtgataaaggaaataaaacttgATGAGCCATCCCCAGTACATGCAGGTACCACTGCGGCACTTAGGGGAGCTGTCAACCTGAATGCTTTAGGAAAGGCAAGCCAAAAACTTGGACCAACACTGTGATCTAACATGGAACTTGCCTCTTCCAAGCATTTCCCTCCCCTAGCCCAGCACCAATTCTTTACCACACATGCACTGCCATCATTTGTCTTCTTGAACTAGAGACTCCCTGCAAGAGAAACCAGGTGCTTGCACATGCTGCCTCAGTGAAGACCATTTTTGCTCCTGCTTGCACCTAGATCCTTTCAGCATAATTCCAAAGTACACCACTGTTACAGCAGTGGGATGAAGACTGAGCTCTAGGTCTAAACAGTtgggaaaaaggaggagatgAGCAGGCAATGAAGAGGCACATGgctccaagggaaaaaaaaaataaacaaaaaaaaaaaaaaaaaaaaaaacaacaacaacaaaccaaaccaacacaAATACAGGATAGAGCTATCCATGGGGCTGGGCCACCTACTTGCAGAGATCTCTGTCACCCACAGAGCTGTTGAGCAGCAGGGTGAGTGGATGCTGCGTATCAACCATTACCGACACCGTGCCCGGTTTTCTCAGGCTCTCGTTGCTTGGTGGGACAAACGCCAGGAACTGATACAAGCACTGTGGAAGAAGAGGGTGAAGGGAGCACATTAGTGCCAAAGGAGAGTGAAAGGGAGTTCTGCCTTGCCTGGTGGCAAAGACAAGGAAAGATGCCACGGGGCTGGAGCATCTCCAGCTGCGGGAATTTCCTGCATGCTGCTCGAACGTAAAACCGAAGCGAAGCGACCTGACAAGCCACAGGGAGACGCCGGAGAAGCCGAGCAGCCCCGCCGCTGGCCGGGCTGTCAGAAGCGAAGGCCAGGGGCGACCCCCGCCCGGCACAGCCCCTCACCTGGTGGCAGGAGCCGGAGCGGGCGGCGAGGTTCAGGCCCGGGGCGGGCAGCTCGTTGCGAACGAGCAGCAGCGCCTGGTCCATCcgccccgagcgccgccgcgccgccgccgccgcgccgcggggcccgggcgcGCCCTGCCCGTCGGGCTGCGAGAGGCCGGGCGCCATCAGCAGCGCGCCCAGcgccgccgccaccgcggccgccagccccgccgccgccgccatcgcgccgcgctccgccccggggcgggaccgccgccgccccgcgcggcCGCGCTTCCCGGTGTTTTCCGGGGTCGGGCGTCCCTGCCCGCGCCGCCCGCAGCTCGGGCCCGCCCGCGCGGAAACGCGGCGCGATGCGCAGCGCGGCCAGCGTCGAGCTTGCGGCCGCCTTTAACGCGTCCCGCTGCCACGCGTGGCCTCTCGTCGTAGGCTGCAGGCTCCGGACCGCGGTGCCCGCGGGACGGCTGGGCAGCCGGCACTGAAAAAGCCGTACAGGCGTTCCTTCCCGGGCTGGGAAAAGGGTCCTGCTTAGCCTCCGTCTTCCACGGAGGATGCGGGAGGCACGGCCATGGAAAAGAAACCGCATTTCGTTAGGAGGGAGTTTCTTCCCAGAGAGGTGTCATCCATCTCGCTGGCGTTACTGCTTGCGGCCGTCCTACTCCTTAATGCCCTTCTCTACCTGTATCTCAACACGTTTTCCAGCTCTCTGGGACGTGTCGAAACTGACTCTGGCCTCTGTCCTTTTGGGCATTTCAAATTCGGAGCGGTGAAGAATTGTTCCCCGTGGCTTTCCTGCGATGCCATAAATAGGGAAGTCAGGAAGCTCAAGTGTGTTGGTGAAGGTGCTGTGAAAAAGGTGAGTTTGGATTTCCTGTTTTCTGTCCTCTGGATAAAGAGCTTTCACAGTTTGCTAGCATTAATTAGCCAGCACTACTGTTATGATTATCCTCTCGGCAGCTAATTACTGCAGGCATCTGGGACCATACGGCTACTGATAAGGTGAACACAACAGGTACGAGAGCAAGACCTGGGCCACCTCTCTGATACCCAACAACATCCAGCTACACAAGCAAAATCATGGATTGGTACAGTCATGGCAGAGTAAGACTGGCTGTTCGGGTGATATAAAATAGCTTAATTAATATGCATTGTCCATTCCAAAGAAAACTTAGGGAATCATGATATAACTGTGGCATCAGAAAGGGCTTGCTGTGACAGGTACATGGCTCTACCTAAAGCTGACGGCCTGGTGACTGTAATTTGCAGTTATGACTAATCAGTCACAGGAAGaggtcagcagcagctggtaGCAGTTCATAGAAGAGGGCTCTCCACGTATCTTATGTGTTTCTTGTGTGTTCTCAGGTCTTCCTTTCTgagtggaaggaaaagaaagtggTCCTTTCACAGCTCACCAACTCAGAGCTGAAGGAGGACTTTCTCCATGGACTGAAGATGCTGAAAGCCCTTCAGAGCAAACATGTTGTCCGGCTGCTTGGCTACTGTGAGCAGCAGTTCACGATCCTCACTGAGTACCATCCTCTTGGTTCACTGAGAAGCCTGAATGAAACTCTCCACGTTCCCAAGTACAAGGGCATGAACACCTGGCATCGCAGGCTGATGCTTGCTATAGACTACGTGAGTGTCATTCGGTACCTGCACAGCAGCCCCCTGGGCACCTTAGTGATGTGTGACTCGAATGACCTGGACAAGGTTCTCTCCCAGTACCTCCTGACAAGTGACTTTCACGTTCTGGTGAATGATTTGGACGCTTTGCCTCTTGTGAACAGGAGTGCTGGCAGGCTGGTGAAGTGTGGTCACAGGGAGCTCCGGGGTGAGTTTGTAGCTCCTGAGCAGCGTTGGCCCTATGGAGAAGATGTGCCCTTTGAAGATGACCTCATGCCTCCCTATGATGAGAAAACGGACATCTGGAAAATCCCAGATGTCTCCAATTTTTTCTTGGGCCACGTTGAAGGAAGTGACATTGTACGACTGCATCTGTTTGACATCCATGCAGCGTGTAAGAAGAAGGACCCGGCAGAACGGCCCTCTGCCCAAGAGGTCTTAGACACCTACAGGAAAGTTTTAACTCTGCTTATTCGGGAGGCAGCCATGCCTGGTACTAGAGAAATGTTATAGTGAATCACAAGGCAAACAACATACTGATGTTTTAAGTTGATGTCCTTCCTATTTATGTAGCTTGCCTGATGGGCAAAATCTCTGTCCCCAAAACTGAGAAGAACAGCTGAATTTGTAACTcttgattaaaagaaaaaaaatccccccaatccAACTGCTGTGCAAGCTTTCCATTGGCATGTTTAATCTACCATTGGAAgaggagaagggagagaaaggaaGTTGTATAGGTACAGGGGAAATTTGTTCCTTAAGAAAtgataaattttcttttgcaataTTTACACAAAAAGTAtcttaaaaattacagaaaaaacagattaaaaaatattgatCTACCTTAACTTGTTGGTGGAGACTGGGAAGCAGAGACCATGGCACGCCCCCCACAAGCTTTGTGCTGGTTGCTGTGGTTTTGGCCTATGTTGTATCCAcaaagctgtggctgtggcCTATGTTGTATCACCTACTTTCCCATGTAGTAAAAGCAGCAGTCACTCAGAAGGGAGTACCCCATTTTACTTCAGATGTTGGTGAGCTccagtgccagagctgcagtggcAATCTCTCCCTGCTAGCTGGGGCATAGGTTGTTTTTGGAGCCATATGCCCTGTATCCCACACCAGCAAGTGTGTGGCCACTTTTGGAAGCAAGAAGGTCATGCAGATTCTGAAGAGTCTGCTTGTAGACACAGGTTCTTGGTTTTCAAGCCTTTGTCCTGTGGTATTCTCAGATGGGCTCTCTAGAGATGAAGCTGTCGAGTGCAAGTCTCTTGCTCCTCTGTAATCCACAGAAATGCTGAACACTTTGGAAGAGAGCTGAAgtgtgtctctttttttttctcattcactTATGCTGGTTTAGTATCTTCATAATTTGCTGGAAAGGACGATAACAAGGAGCTGAAAGAGAATGTGACTTTCACAGAAATGAGCATTAAACACAagctttggaaaagaaaatttctgtATTCAGAGCATACAAAGTTCACTAAGGATAGAGGAAGGCTGTTAAAAAGTAGCCTTGTTTGGTGTATTAGGAAAAAGCTTGAGGTAACCTACATGGATGTAACAGCCTGGTACCAACAGCTGGAGAGGAAGAACAATGATGCCTTAATCCAGCAGTAGGCTGTGTTTGGTGGGACTGGGATCCAGGATGTAGTTCTCTTGGtgaaaaaacaggaataatATGAATGAGAATCATAGACTCTACCATTGTCCACCTGAGGACTTTCTGTGCTGTGGACTAAATCTTTGAAAGGCCTAAGAGACAACTTCCATGTTGTGACCTGAGAGGTGATTTGTAAGCAGAGAAGTGCATTGTCCTTTTTGAAGAGTTTGGGTCtgttcttttctgtgctgctatTTCTCTTCACATAAACCAGCCATGTTCTGACTGCATTGAGATTGTGCAGTCATTTCATATGTATAATGTTCAAATCCCGGTATCAGAATTTTAttataaatgggaaaaatttcCTGCAAATTAGTAAATTCATTCCTGCTATCACACAATGCCACCAGGAGCCCTTTAAAAGTTGTTGATTGtgcctttcctttccccctGGACAGTCTGTTTTCTTAAATTagatttttgccatttttcacTTGTCCATTCCTTCCTTGCAGCTTTCCTACTCAGGTTGTCAGGAGACAAAGCTCAGAAATCAAGTTCTCCAAAAGAGAGCAGTGACTGTGGATGCTTCAGGTTTGTTTTGGACTTTGACTCAAAACACCTAAAAGAAGCATGGGGGAAAGAAATGCTCTTTGTAAATGCATCATTCAGCCCATGACCTCTTGACTTGTCCTTATTAGGGTGAGAGTTCTACAATTCCAGTATGAATACAGCATGTGCAGCAGTTGGAAAAGTTTGTTGTTACACCTCCTTGAAGCCAGGGATAAGGCTTTAAAGGGCCAAGAGTCAAATCTTCTGCATGTTTCCCGCACAATAACTTGCTACCTTTTGTTAGCCATCATGTATACTTGAAAGGGAAATCATCATCTGATGGCTGTAAATAACAATTCCATGAAGGGTTTTTAAGAGTGTAGCAAGGACAGACAAGAACCTGACAAACATCTCATGCTGGTCTCTCTTGGTTAAGACAAGTTTCTACTGGGATTCATGCCCTGTTGTGTACTCTTGCACCTTGCAAACAGCCATATTAATTTcacagagtgaaaaaaatccaccaaaaaaaaaaattctggggTGGAATAATTGTCTTGCCATGGAGATGATTCCCTGTTCCTGGATTAAatagttacttttttttttaagaaaatgtgTCTCCCTAAACATTCACCCTGAGCAGTAGCTTCTCCATGTCTCtttcccattccctctccttCAGTTTGTGTGTTGTCCAGCGTTGTATTTCAGCAGGAACAAATCAGATTTGTTCTGAATACAAAATTATGGAGCTGCAGTTTCTTTTTTGGGATGTTGTTTCTGTCTGTGAGGAAACACTAGATGGCAGCAGGAAGGTCAGTTTAGAGTTAGTTATTAGCAGCTGCCTGTGAAGCCCAGACATAGTCAGAATGTGGCCTTGAAGCCAGTATTTTCATAACAGACTTCCCTAAACCCCATAAAGATTTCATTGTGTTTGCTTTAGTGAGTCTAACGG
Coding sequences within:
- the HGSNAT gene encoding heparan-alpha-glucosaminide N-acetyltransferase, yielding MDQALLLVRNELPAPGLNLAARSGSCHQCLYQFLAFVPPSNESLRKPGTVSVMVDTQHPLTLLLNSSVGDRDLCKIQYHFGEFGNYSLVVKTLSTTTQTVSCDLIINEGPINSYLPILFAFLVYMGILAILITGRLLMKIDPVRNWVYKKLNPRATDRMINSELGSPNTDSINCDPTPQSWSAGSRQRLRSLDTFRGLSLAIMVFVNYGGGKYWFFKHESWNGLTVADLVFPWFVFIMGTSIALALGSILRWGSSKWKVLRKIIWRSFVLILLGIIVVNPNYCLGPLSWDNLRIPGVLQRLGFTYLVVAALELLFTRADSGTWEGRFLALQDILPYWPQWIFILVLETIWLCLTFLLPVPDCPRGYLGPGGIGDFGKYPNCTGGAAGYIDRLILGEKHMYQHPSSGVTYQSTMPYDPEGILGTINSIVMAFLGLQAGKITLFYKDQPKQIMSRFIIWGIVMGVISAILTKCSKEEGFIPINKNLWSISYVTTMSCFAFILLLLIYYLVDVKKWWSGAPFLYPGMNSILVYIGHQVFANYFPFKWKMQDSQSHAEHLIQNLTATTLWVIISYILYRRRIFWKI
- the POMK gene encoding protein O-mannose kinase — translated: MEKKPHFVRREFLPREVSSISLALLLAAVLLLNALLYLYLNTFSSSLGRVETDSGLCPFGHFKFGAVKNCSPWLSCDAINREVRKLKCVGEGAVKKVFLSEWKEKKVVLSQLTNSELKEDFLHGLKMLKALQSKHVVRLLGYCEQQFTILTEYHPLGSLRSLNETLHVPKYKGMNTWHRRLMLAIDYVSVIRYLHSSPLGTLVMCDSNDLDKVLSQYLLTSDFHVLVNDLDALPLVNRSAGRLVKCGHRELRGEFVAPEQRWPYGEDVPFEDDLMPPYDEKTDIWKIPDVSNFFLGHVEGSDIVRLHLFDIHAACKKKDPAERPSAQEVLDTYRKVLTLLIREAAMPGTREML